The Candidatus Margulisiibacteriota bacterium DNA segment TTCTATAAATAAAACAACACATATCCGCTTTCTGGAAATAAATTAATATTTTCTAAGTAGCCATATTGAATGGACGGCTAATCCTGTGTGATAATCAATAATAAGATGATTGGCAGTCAGATAAGAATTGAGAAGATTAACAAATTTTTCGGTTCATTTCAGGCCTTAACCGATGTTTCTCTGGAAATTCAAAAAGGCGAATTTTTTTCGCTACTCGGACCATCAGGTTGCGGCAAGACAACTCTTTTAAGGTTAATCGCCGGGTTTGAATCGGCTTCCAGCGGACAGATTTATCTGGGTGAACAGGAAGTAGGACCAATTCCAGCTAATAAAAGACCAGTAAATACTATATTTCAGAACTATGCTTTATTTCCGCATTTGACTGTGTTTGAAAATGTCGCCTTTTCATTGCGTTTAAAAAAAGCCGAAAAATTTTTAATTAAAGAAAAAGTCGGCAGTTATTTGGAACTGGTGAGGTTAAAGGACCAGGGGCATAAATTCCCGGCTCAGCTTTCCGGAGGACAAAAACAGCGGGTGGCCATAGCCAGAGCGCTGATTAACGAGCCCAAAGTTTTACTTTTAGACGAGCCTTTAAGCGCCCTGGACGCAAAACTAAGGCAGCAGCTTCTGATGGACCTGGATACAATACATCATCAAGTCGGGATTACCTTTATCTATGTTACTCATGACCAACAGGAAGCGCTGGGAGTATCAGACCGTATAGCGGTTATGGACCAGGGCCAGGTCCTGCAGGTAGGCTCGTCAGCAGAAATTTATGAGCATCCGGCCAATGAGTTTGTAGCCAATTTCATCGGTGAAACCAATATTCTGGAAGGGGAAATAACAGAAGAAATTGGGAAAGGGCAATTCAAAATAAGAATCGAGGCATACGGCCTGCTTTTAGTAGAAACAAATAAGCCTTTGGAAAAGGGACAACATTTAAAAATTTCCATACGCCCTGAAAGAGTGCAAGTTTCCAAGAAGGAACAGTCTGCTGCAAACAGCAAAGCAGTAAATACGATAAATGGTCTGATAGAGGAAATTATTTATGGCGGCTACAGCAGTAAGATGTTTGTTAAAACCAAGGACAGCAAACTTTTTAAGGTAGAATATATTAACAGTCTAAGCGACGACCCCATGAGCCTGTTTCGCCGCAACGATCCGGTTTTTATATCCTGGTCGGCAGATACCGGACATATTATTGAGGTCAGAGGCTAAGTGCGTAATAAATCCGGTTATTTTTATACATTACCCCTGGTTTTGTGGTTGAGCGTATTTTTTTTAATACCGCTGGGCATAATCATGACCTATAGTTTTTTGCAAAAAGGTACTTACGGAGGAGTGTTGCTTCAATTTTCCCTGGAGGCGTATCGCTCACTGCAACGTTTTACAATTCTACAGATATTCTGGAACACACTGTATATGGCCGTGTTGGCTACAGTAATTATAATTTTTTTAGCTTTACCTGCAGCGTATTATATTGCCCGCAGCAAACATAAAAATTTTTTATTGTTCCTGATAATTATTCCTTTCTGGATAAACTTTCTAATCAGGATATATGCCTGGATTGCCATTTTGGGGAACAACGGTTTCCTTAATCAACTGATTAATAAGCTGCAAAATGAGGGTCCACCGATACAATTTTTATATAATCCCTTTGCCGTAATCATTGTTCTGGCCTACACCTATCTTCCATTCGCGATATTGCCGCTGTATTCGACAATAGAAAAATTTGATTTTTCTTTACTGGAAGCCGCCCGTGACCTTGGGGCAACCAAGTTTGAAGCTTTCAAAAAGGTTTTGATACCTAATATTATGACCGGAGTATTTGCGGCTATATTGTTTTCCTTTATTCCGGCTTTTGGAAATTAT contains these protein-coding regions:
- a CDS encoding ABC transporter ATP-binding protein → MIGSQIRIEKINKFFGSFQALTDVSLEIQKGEFFSLLGPSGCGKTTLLRLIAGFESASSGQIYLGEQEVGPIPANKRPVNTIFQNYALFPHLTVFENVAFSLRLKKAEKFLIKEKVGSYLELVRLKDQGHKFPAQLSGGQKQRVAIARALINEPKVLLLDEPLSALDAKLRQQLLMDLDTIHHQVGITFIYVTHDQQEALGVSDRIAVMDQGQVLQVGSSAEIYEHPANEFVANFIGETNILEGEITEEIGKGQFKIRIEAYGLLLVETNKPLEKGQHLKISIRPERVQVSKKEQSAANSKAVNTINGLIEEIIYGGYSSKMFVKTKDSKLFKVEYINSLSDDPMSLFRRNDPVFISWSADTGHIIEVRG
- a CDS encoding ABC transporter permease, yielding MRNKSGYFYTLPLVLWLSVFFLIPLGIIMTYSFLQKGTYGGVLLQFSLEAYRSLQRFTILQIFWNTLYMAVLATVIIIFLALPAAYYIARSKHKNFLLFLIIIPFWINFLIRIYAWIAILGNNGFLNQLINKLQNEGPPIQFLYNPFAVIIVLAYTYLPFAILPLYSTIEKFDFSLLEAARDLGATKFEAFKKVLIPNIMTGVFAAILFSFIPAFGNYAVPQLVGGTSSYMLGNIIARELTVTRNWPLAAAMSTVLTLITIIGIILFMIQGRKTQLKETSMDTGKGKVSL